The Bdellovibrionales bacterium sequence GACAAAGTATAAGCATCGGTTCGTCAACAAATCCTTTACCGCCCGCCAAAAACAGCGCTGATGTCTTTGACCTGAATTGTGGTTCTTTTCTTACTGGGTGACAAAACGGTTACCCCATTACGAGAAACAGAATCAATAACGGATCCATCAGGTAATTTATCCCCCGCCTTAACCCGCCTCTCTTCCCCATCAACCGTTTTAATCGAGGCTACATAGCGCCCTGATGCCCCCATAATTTTTGTAACATCAACGTCCTTCTCTAGCACAACGACTGGGGGAATAGCTGCGGGCACGGGAGCCAAGGCAGAAGGAGACAAGGAGGGGGGGGGGACATTGCCTCCAAAGGCACCCGCAGGAAGAGCCCCAGAAATGGTGCTCTCTTTTTCTTCCCGTTCCTGACGCAACGTCGTCAAATCATTCAGTCTTTTTTCGATATCGATCAAAACATCCAATTTAACAACGGCTTCACGCGCTGAGTTGAGATCCTCAATCGTGACGTCTTTTGTTGCTGTATTCAAGCGCTTGACGACACCTTTTACAGAGTCAGGGACTTTAGGCGAAGTCATGCCCTCATCCCCCTTATCTTCCGCCAATGTCTTTTCTTTGCTGGACACCGGCTGGCTGCTCTCAGGAACTTTGATAGAATCCAAAACCTCTTTGACGGAAGATTTTTCCTGCTGAGTCGATGGGCCTGGCGGCGGCGAAGAAACCGAATCCTCAGCCCTCGCCAAAGAAGAGAAGCCAGAAACTAAGCCAAAAGCCAAGGCTATGACTATAAGAGATGTTTTAGCGGCGATTTTCATAAATCACTCCTTCGACCTTCCAGCTGTTTCTGCTTCCAACTCCATTTCCGGCAAGGGATAATGAAGTCACTATGACGCCCGGTATATCTGTCAAAAAATCCGGTAGCGTCCAAGGCAATACTGGAACAGAAAATGTAAAAGAACGCTTAACCCATGGGGTAGGAGGCGGATTCCACTCGCCCTTATAACCAGGCGGCGGCGGCGGCGGCGGATCATCGGGCTCTCGCCGCAAGATTCCGGTCCAATTCTGGTTTAAGTACCGCCCCGTTATAACATCGGGATTGACCAATTGCTCATCCCCACGAGGAGATAATGGATCAAAAGAGACGCTTCCTGAAGCCTGCTCGCCTGAAACAGAAACAACCGTTTTAGGCGGAGGATTGGAGAAACCGCCTGTTCTAGACCAGCTAATATCCAAACTGCGCGGCGAGCACTTCATGCTTGTGATTTCCCAACCGCCAACGCCAATAGCAACTTTTTCAAGCGCTTTCTGACAGGAGGCAATCACCTCCAGCGGCTTGGGTTGTTTTTCCCACGTACGCTCAGGAGGAGGGTATTCAACCTTTTGCTGCAAAGGAAGTAAACGAGCCGCCTCGGCCTTCATGCGTTCCATCGCAGCAAGCTGCTGAAGACGAAGGGCTTCTTCTTGCTCCTTCTGATCCTGAATATACCAACCAATCCCGACGACAAGGAGCAAAAGGGCGCCCCCAATCAGTATGCCTGTCTTTGTCTGTTGAGACATGACAACGCTGTGAAGACGAACATCGGCACTTTCATCAAGCAAAAGTGTGATGGGCATCGTATCAGCGCCCGGAACGCCCCATGGCTCTGGCGCATAGATACGCTGAAACCCGCCGATCGCCATTTCCTGATAAAGGTGATCACGCGCTTCGGTTTCATCGAGAAAGAAGCGGTCGCCATCAGGAACGATAAGATCATCGCGCACGACGACAAGCGCCGTCCCCTCACGCAAACGAAAAGCCCCAATCCAAGAACCCGGCTGCTTATTAGCCAAGCATCCAGCTAAAGAAGGAATTCCCGCCCGAAACCCTTCGGCAGTTTGGACCAAGCCAAACTGGGGAACGCGCCCCTGTTTGTTGCCTGAGCGCG is a genomic window containing:
- the pilP gene encoding type IV pilus biogenesis protein PilP, giving the protein MKIAAKTSLIVIALAFGLVSGFSSLARAEDSVSSPPPGPSTQQEKSSVKEVLDSIKVPESSQPVSSKEKTLAEDKGDEGMTSPKVPDSVKGVVKRLNTATKDVTIEDLNSAREAVVKLDVLIDIEKRLNDLTTLRQEREEKESTISGALPAGAFGGNVPPPSLSPSALAPVPAAIPPVVVLEKDVDVTKIMGASGRYVASIKTVDGEERRVKAGDKLPDGSVIDSVSRNGVTVLSPSKKRTTIQVKDISAVFGGR
- the pilO2 gene encoding type 4b pilus protein PilO2, with protein sequence MTAGLVTIGRKQYASGLYWENSPSGRISQAAKEAAKQPGTQADYFAARSGNKQGRVPQFGLVQTAEGFRAGIPSLAGCLANKQPGSWIGAFRLREGTALVVVRDDLIVPDGDRFFLDETEARDHLYQEMAIGGFQRIYAPEPWGVPGADTMPITLLLDESADVRLHSVVMSQQTKTGILIGGALLLLVVGIGWYIQDQKEQEEALRLQQLAAMERMKAEAARLLPLQQKVEYPPPERTWEKQPKPLEVIASCQKALEKVAIGVGGWEITSMKCSPRSLDISWSRTGGFSNPPPKTVVSVSGEQASGSVSFDPLSPRGDEQLVNPDVITGRYLNQNWTGILRREPDDPPPPPPPGYKGEWNPPPTPWVKRSFTFSVPVLPWTLPDFLTDIPGVIVTSLSLAGNGVGSRNSWKVEGVIYENRR